The following proteins are encoded in a genomic region of Dasypus novemcinctus isolate mDasNov1 chromosome 3, mDasNov1.1.hap2, whole genome shotgun sequence:
- the LOC101441226 gene encoding olfactory receptor 11G2-like, with the protein MNVSRTTNSVNQFILMGFPSSPEIQLLFFGLFSVTYTLTLMGNAAIACAVRWDRHLHTPMYIFLGNFSFLEICYVTTTVPNMLANFLSTSKSISFVACFTQFYFFFSFGCDEGFYLCFMAFDRYLAICRPLHYPRIMTKELCTDLVIFGWSCGFILFLTPVILISQLPYCGPNIINHFVCDPGPLMALSCSEDTTTQLIYSTFNAIFMVGTFLFTLCSYVLVILTVLQIPSRTGKHKAFSTCASHLAVVFLFYGSLMVMYVSPGSEHSAKMQKTVTLFYSVITPLCNPLIYSLRNKEMKAALRKIFRTYHTPHKI; encoded by the coding sequence ATGAATGTGTCTAGAACCACCAATTCCGTTAACCAGTTTATCCTCATGGGCTTTCCCTCAAGCCCAGAAATACAGCTCCTCTTCTTCGGACTCTTCTCAGTCACCTATACTCTGACTCTGATGGGGAACGCAGCCATAGCCTGCGCTGTGCGGTGGGACCGGCAccttcacacccccatgtacaTCTTTCTGGGGAATTTCTCTTTCCTGGAAATATGTTATGTCACCACGACCGTCCCTAACATGTTGGCCAACTTCCTCTCCACAAGCAAGTCCATCTCTTTTGTGGCTTGTTTTACGcagttctatttcttcttctcctttgggTGTGATGAGGGCTTCTACCTTTGCTTCATGGCCTTTGACAGGTACCTTGCCATCTGCCGTCCTCTGCATTATCCACGCATCATGACCAAAGAGCTGTGCACTGACCTTGTCATCTTTGGGTGGTCATGTGGGTTCATCCTCTTCCTAACCCCAGTTATTCTCATTTCACAGTTGCCTTATTGTGGCCCAAATATCATCAACCATTTTGTATGTGATCCTGGCCCTTTGATGGCCCTGTCCTGTTCTGAAGATACCACCACACAGCTTATTTACTCTACTTTCAATGCTATTTTCATGGTTGGCACTTTTCTCTTTACCCTTTGCTCCTATGTTCTGGTGATTCTGACTGTTTTACAAATACCCTCAAGGACTGGTAAACACAAGGCTTTCTCCACTTGTGCTTCTCATTTGGCTGTGGTGTTCCTGTTTTATGGCTCTCTTATGGTGATGTATGTCAGTCCTGGATCAGAACACTCAGCGAAAATGCAAAAAACTGTGACCTTGTTTTATTCTGTGATAACACCTCTCTGTAATCCTCTAATTTATAGCCTCAGGAACAAGGAGATGAAGGCTGCTTTGAGGAAAATCTTCAGGACTTATCATACTCCTCACAAAATATAA